The Glycine max cultivar Williams 82 chromosome 12, Glycine_max_v4.0, whole genome shotgun sequence genome window below encodes:
- the LOC100791650 gene encoding uncharacterized protein, protein MGGSSCFFIICVLHSAIALTCGSLMVFYSKEIRVLGHGPKTASKLQGSTPHDQLLIQTSDSFSGLLLFTIGFLVFMVACVKDWEFQSFFAKGCVLLHISMAVWRFYFEGKLEDLAHDWPRHAVGDIALATSWLFFLVYMWREKYD, encoded by the coding sequence ATGGGTGGTTCTTCTTGCTTTTTCATAATATGTGTTCTGCATTCTGCGATAGCTTTGACTTGTGGATCATTGATGGTGTTTTATTCCAAAGAGATAAGGGTGTTGGGGCATGGACCAAAGACAGCAAGCAAGCTTCAAGGGTCAACACCCCATGATCAGCTTTTGATCCAAACCTCAGATTCCTTCTCTGGCTTGCTGTTGTTCACAATAGGCTTCCTTGTGTTCATGGTTGCTTGTGTTAAGGACTGGGAGTTCCAGAGTTTCTTTGCCAAAGGGTGTGTGCTTCTTCACATCTCTATGGCTGTGTGGAGATTCTACTTTGAAGGAAAGCTTGAGGATCTTGCACATGACTGGCCTAGGCATGCTGTTGGGGACATTGCATTGGCCACTTCCTGGCTTTTCTTTCTTGTGTACATGTGGAGGGAGAAGTATGATTAG
- the LOC100810918 gene encoding probable hexosyltransferase MUCI70, which produces MTGVSLGVRTGSYGTLQQNGTVSPKPMLVRRPSKTLLYNPREKERGFFFFCRLLGRGKVAMLLMLALGLCVFVFGCFTVYRGGNINSEIEDTRSYAITRYEFLKPRGVIEDKSEDSNSSRVFSLTSRHRSTARPPPAPNSLSLSKPTRKKGYFPTWGHRCDHFAFPPPPPADRRRPGPRPCPVCYIPVEQAIASMPSSPSESPILRTLTYVHDENPIESEPHGGSDFGGYPSLEERDAAFNIKETMKVHCGFVKGSRPGRQTGFDFDEADLLELDQYHDVIVASAIFGNYDVIQQPRNISSEAKKNIPFYMFIDEETEMYMKNASILSSSRRVGLWRIIIVRNIPYADSRRNGKVPKLLLHRIFPNVRYSIWIDGKLELVVDPYQVLERFLWRQNATFAISRHYRRFDVFVEAEANKAAGKYENASIDHQIQFYKYHDGLTHYSRAKLPITSDVPEGCVIIREHIPITNLFTCLWFNEVDRFTSRDQLSFSTVRDKIMAKTDWSINMFMDCERRNFVIQAYHRDILEQMPPPAVVTRRPGQPASYTSRPQMKSHPRRGKVDKRSGSKRHHRVVGTVLTNHMLI; this is translated from the exons ATGACTGGAGTGTCATTGGGTGTGCGCACAGGGAGCTATGGGACGCTGCAGCAAAACGGCACCGTTTCTCCCAAGCCCATGCTTGTGCGTAGACCTTCAAAGACGCTCCTCTACAACcccagagagaaagagaggggtttctttttcttttgccgGCTACTTGGAAGAGGCAAGGTCGCAATGCTTCTCATGCTTGCCCTTGGCCTCTGTGTTTTCGTTTTTGGTTGCTTTACTGTTTACAGAG GTGGAAACATCAATAGTGAAATTGAAGATACGCGATCTTATGCCATTACTAGGtatgaatttttaaaacctcGTGGAGTAATAGAAGACAAGTCAGAGGATAGTAATTCTTCTAGAGTGTTCTCATTGACAAGTAGACATAGAAGTACAGCTAGGCCTCCTCCTGCTCCTAATTCACTGTCCTTGtccaagccaacaagaaaaaagGGATATTTTCCTACTTGGGGACATCGTTGTGACCATTTTGCAtttcctcctcctccaccagcTGATAGAAGACGACCTGGACCACGCC CATGCCCTGTGTGTTATATTCCAGTGGAGCAAGCTATAGCTAGTATGCCAAGTTCCCCATCAGAATCTCCCATACTTCGCACTTTGACATATGTGCATGATGAAAATCCAATTGAAAGTGAGCCACATGGTGGCTCTGATTTTGGTGGATACCCTTCTCTGGAAGAAAGGGATGCTGCTTTTAATATCAAAGAGACCATGAAAGTGCACTGTGG ATTTGTCAAAGGAAGCAGACCTGGTCGCCAGACaggatttgattttgatgagGCGGATCTCTTAGAGTTGGATCAATACCATGATGTCATTGTTGCATCTGCCATATTTG GAAACTATGATGTTATACAGCAGCCCAGGAACATCAGTTCAGAAGCAAAGAAAAACATTCCTTTCTATATGTTTATTGATGAAGAAACAGAAATGTATATGAAGAATGCCAGTATTTTGAGTAGCAGCAGGAGAGTTGGATTATGGAGAATCATCATTGTCCGTAATATTCCTTATGCTGATTCTCGGCGTAACGGAAAG GTTCCAAAGCTTCTTTTACACAGGATCTTCCCCAATGTCCGATATTCAATATGGATTGATGGGAAGCTTGAGCTTGTTGTGGACCCATATCAAGTTCTTGAAAG GTTCTTGTGGCGCCAAAATGCTACTTTTGCAATTTCAAGACACTATAGACGCTTTGATGTATTTGTTGAGGCTGAGGCTAATAAAGCTGCTGGGAAATATGAAAATGCTTCCATTGAtcatcaaattcaattttataaataccaCGACGGTTTAACTCATTATTCCAGGGCTAAGCTTCCTATAACTAGTG ATGTTCCTGAAGGTTGTGTTATCATAAGAGAACACATTCCAATTACAAATCTCTTTACTTGCTTATGGTTCAATGAAGTTGATCGCTTCACTTCCAGGGATCAGTTGAGCTTTTCCACAGTAAGAGACAAAATAATGGCAAAAACTGATTGGAGTATTAACATGTTTATGGATTGTGAAAGACGTAACTTTGTGATACAG gCTTACCATAGAGACATATTGGAGCAAATGCCTCCTCCAGCTGTTGTAACCCGGCGTCCTGGTCAACCTGCTTCTTATACCAGTAGGCCTCAGATGAAGAGTCATCCTAGGCGTGGGAAAGTAGACAAGAGATCAGGTTCAAAGCGTCATCATAGAGTAGTAGGCACTGTTCTTACGAACCACATGTTGATTTAG
- the LOC100792173 gene encoding probable serine/threonine-protein kinase At1g54610 translates to MGCMCCKPSAIEDSKESPRERLSSKAVSDLRVSRGASSRREEAFRVKDRYDNNDGRTALIDKQGNGSVRVQGESFERKREKMEYAVAQHPGIGSVPKAMEGEQVAAGWPSWLAAVAGEAIKGWLPRRADSFEKLDKIGQGTYSNVYRARDLEQRKVVALKKVRFDNLEPESVRFMAREIHILRRLDHPNVIKLEGLVTSRMSCSLYLVFEYMEHDLAGLASHPGLKFTEAQVKCYMQQLLRGLDHCHSCGVLHRDIKGSNLLIDNNGILKIADFGLASFFDPNQAQPLTSRVVTLWYRPPELLLGATYYGTAVDLWSTGCILAELYAGKPIMPGRTEVEQLHKIFKLCGSPSEDYWRKSKLPHATIFKPQQPYRRCVSETFKEFPAPAIELIETLLSIDPADRGTSASALNSEFFSTKPLPCDPSSLPKYPPSKEFDAKVRDEEARRQGAAGSKGQRHDLERRGARESRAIPAPDANAELVLSMQKRQGQANSQSKSEKFNPHPEEVASGFPIDPPRPSQAAGLIADPPVHQHKRASHSGPLTHRAAWAKAGKNQDDAPKISMVGDLSTVSGLVAARRSMLSDDRRERSGSSQTVAPKLINRFPGSFKEASESMMQQDQKYHAHVPQKEEGRGSSNKDSNLVGYGSKGHKIHHSGPLLVPSSNHDQMLKDHDRQIQEVVRRARLDKAKMRRLQTEGNQITNSLFVSGR, encoded by the exons ATGGGTTGCATGTGTTGCAAGCCCTCTGCCATTGAAGATAGTAAGGAGAGTCCAAGGGAGCGTTTATCGAGCAAGGCTGTGTCAGACTTGCGTGTATCTAGAGGGGCTTCATCGAGGAGGGAGGAAGCGTTTCGGGTAAAGGATagatatgataacaatgatggaAGAACTGCATTGATTGATAAGCAAGGGAATGGTTCTGTTAGAGTGCAAGGTGAGAGTTTTGAAAGGAAGAGGGAGAAAATGGAATATGCTGTTGCTCAACATCCAGGGATTGGTAGTGTTCCTAAGGCCATGGAAGGTGAGCAGGTTGCAGCTGGATGGCCCTCATGGCTGGCAGCAGTGGCTGGAGAGGCTATCAAGGGATGGCTGCCACGGCGTGCAGATTCTTTTGAGAAGTTGGATAAA ATTGGACAGGGAACTTATAGCAATGTTTATAGAGCTCGTGATCTTGAACAAAGAAAGGTTGTTGCTttgaaaaaagtgagatttgatAATCTTGAGCCTGAGAGTGTTCGCTTCATGGCTAGGGAAATTCACATTCTACGTAGGCTTGATCATCCAAATGTCATAAAACTGGAAGGCTTGGTTACATCAAGGATGTCTTGCAGCTTATACCTTGTTTTTGAGTACATGGAGCATGACTTGGCTGGGCTTGCATCACATCCTGGACTGAAGTTTACAGAAGCACAG GTTAAATGTTACATGCAACAACTTTTACGCGGACTTGATCACTGCCACAGCTGTGGTGTACTTCACCGTGACATTAAGGGTTCCAATCTTTTGATTGATAACAACGGGATATTGAAAATTGCAGACTTTGGTTTGGCAAGCTTTTTTGATCCCAATCAAGCTCAGCCACTGACAAGCCGAGTTGTCACTCTTTGGTATAGGCCACCAGAGCTTTTGCTTGGAGCCACTTATTATGGCACTGCTGTGGATTTATGGAGTACAGGTTGCATACTTGCTGAGCTTTATGCTGGAAAGCCTATAATGCCTGGAAGAACTGAG GTGGAGCAATTacataaaatttttaaactttgtGGTTCACCTTCTGAGGACTATTGGAGAAAATCAAAGTTGCCTCATGCAACAATATTTAAGCCTCAACAACCCTATAGGCGATGTGTTTCTGAAACATTCAAGGAGTTTCCTGCACCTGCAATAGAATTGATAGAGACCCTTTTGTCCATAGATCCTGCTGATCGTGGAACTTCAGCATCTGCTTTGAATAGTGAG TTCTTCTCAACAAAGCCTCTACCTTGTGATCCCTCAAGCTTACCAAAGTATCCTCCTAGCAAAGAATTTGATGCCAAAGTTCGGGATGAAGAAGCTAGAAG ACAAGGAGCAGCAGGAAGCAAGGGCCAGAGACATGATCTTGAGAGAAGAGGTGCTAGAGAATCACGAGCCATTCCTGCACCTGATGCCAATGCTGAACTGGTCTTGTCAATGCAG aagaGACAAGGGCAGGCCAATTCTCAGAGCAAGAGTGAGAAGTTTAACCCTCATCCCGAAGAAGTTGCTTCTGGGTTTCCCATTGATCCCCCTAGACCATCACAGGCTGCAGGATTAATTGCAGATCCCCCGGTTCATCAACATAAAAGAGCCTCCCATTCAGGTCCACTGACTCACCGTGCGGCATGGGCTAAAGCCGGGAAGAACCAGGACGATGCTCCAAAGATTTCAATGGTGGGTGACTTATCAACAGTATCGGGCTTAGTTGCAGCAAGGAGGAGTATGTTGTCTGACGATCGCAGAGAAAGGTCTGGATCATCACAAACAGTGGCCCCAAAACTAATAAACAGGTTCCCAGGATCCTTCAAAGAGGCTTCTGAGTCAATGATGCAACAGGATCAGAAGTATCATGCACATGTTCCTCAAAAGGAAGAAGGGAGAGGCAGCAGCAACAAAGACTCAAATCTT GTTGGTTATGGCTCCAAGGGCCATAAAATTCATCATTCTGGTCCTCTGCTAGTTCCATCAAGCAACCATGATCAGATGTTGAAGGACCATGACCGCCAAATCCAAGAGGTGGTTCGAAGAGCGCGGTTGGACAAGGCAAAGATGAGAAGACTCCAAACTGAGGGGAACCAGATAACCAATTCATTATTTGTTTCTGGTCGTTGA